From the genome of Geminocystis herdmanii PCC 6308, one region includes:
- the dusB gene encoding tRNA dihydrouridine synthase DusB → MGFSLSSELQQKLSTPLKIGSVTINSRVLQSPLSGVTDLVFRRLVRKYAPESMTYTEMVSATEIHHLKELPKLMEIDPHEQPISIQLFDCRPDFMAEAAQKAVKEGAKTIDINMGCPVNKITKKGGGSRLLRQPDIAESIVREVTKAVDVPVTVKTRLGWNDAEINILDFAQRMEDAGASMITVHGRTREQGYTGTARWEIIAQVKEKLTIPVIANGDIFSVEDALRCLEITQADGVMCSRGTLGYPFLVGEIDFYLKNNQKSVLPTLKERLDCAKEHLIGLWQYKGQRGIFQARKHLSWYCKGFSGASELRDRCSQINTVEEGLSLLDEALSR, encoded by the coding sequence ATGGGTTTTAGTTTATCCTCTGAATTGCAACAAAAACTGTCAACACCCTTAAAAATAGGCTCAGTGACAATCAATAGCCGAGTGTTACAATCCCCTCTTTCTGGGGTGACAGATTTAGTCTTTCGCCGTTTAGTGAGAAAATATGCTCCCGAATCCATGACTTACACAGAGATGGTAAGCGCCACAGAAATTCATCACCTCAAGGAATTACCCAAACTGATGGAAATTGATCCCCATGAGCAACCTATCAGCATTCAACTATTTGATTGTCGCCCCGATTTTATGGCAGAAGCCGCCCAGAAAGCTGTCAAGGAGGGAGCAAAAACCATTGATATTAACATGGGATGCCCTGTTAACAAGATTACCAAAAAAGGTGGAGGCTCGCGCTTACTACGACAACCTGACATAGCAGAATCGATCGTACGAGAAGTAACAAAAGCAGTGGATGTACCCGTTACGGTAAAAACTCGCTTAGGTTGGAATGATGCGGAAATCAATATCCTCGACTTTGCCCAGAGAATGGAAGACGCAGGAGCAAGTATGATAACTGTCCATGGACGTACTAGAGAACAAGGATACACCGGCACAGCCCGATGGGAGATTATCGCCCAAGTGAAGGAAAAATTAACCATTCCCGTCATTGCCAATGGCGACATTTTTTCTGTGGAAGATGCCCTTCGTTGCCTTGAAATCACCCAAGCTGACGGAGTTATGTGTTCCCGTGGCACTTTAGGTTATCCTTTTTTAGTGGGAGAAATTGACTTTTACCTCAAAAACAACCAAAAATCTGTTTTACCCACCTTAAAAGAGCGTTTAGACTGTGCTAAAGAGCATTTAATTGGTCTATGGCAATACAAAGGACAACGGGGAATTTTTCAAGCCCGAAAACATCTGTCATGGTATTGTAAAGGTTTTAGTGGTGCTTCCGAATTGCGCGATCGATGTTCTCAAATTAACACCGTTGAGGAGGGGTTAAGTTTGTTAGATGAAGCCTTGAGTCGTTAA
- a CDS encoding calcium-binding protein, whose product MALAFSLTPQDDTWNQTVGEAELGAPITEAVEVTALEGNDTVTGTAFNDLILGNQGNDSLDGGVAGDDIIYGGQGDDFVTATTGNNLLLGNLGNDTIIGGSGNDTIYGGQDDDSIVGTAGNNEIFGNLGNDIIIAGSGNDYIHGGQDNDTIVASAGRDTLIGGSGDDTIVLSSADVAGSGDIFDGGDGNDNLLVEANNDLTGATITGIETVSVALGVTLTATLNNLTAVTGLKGQGTIQITAPRAEIETYINSLGANVDASLRILDQDGRPVVGTPDDNPSDPDKERPPVETFTLGADTFAFTGRANAPLDTAAGIFNNVTLQSSDVAIGNGDSDVITVEVGSNTTDTIIPVINPQLTGIETLNFTTTYAGGIRPVFSGSRTTGTETVVFSDSTTGLIVEGMRNTVDVALRNHFAVGGFGDTEINFTTTTSPEINISLENVLSPNTAFIVANHGTFNITSTRVNEIDADVDNQLGSIGGRAGTVNISGDQNLELNATRTGGNFAPSLPTTVSRINAAGIEGNEMVTPFTAALDIDVLNPNGNLTFIGGDGGTTIGTINGTNNTDINFTGGAGNDLIGIITGNTNVNFTGGAGDDRVRFDTQQLNRGDIIDGGEGEDVVSTGFTASIPSSLRMSNVETFEVGIFNPGVTTTIPMNDVTGLNTIVFTNSNDNTNRAQITGIGVVPAVEFKGNGRAGNQQPHTVSMNGTAGADVFNVTYGNDGVALGGNNSYQAGFIRTESVETLNITVEDGSIQFATDLSGFEISGKALKTITFTSENNVTGEIVPRNNQSPLIEPLRIGSDDNELTAIDASAVKGMFKAQSGNLAKGAVVTLGEGNSFFDARNNGPAGNDSRGITIRGQGGNDELLGSRGDDILIGGGGADKLNGGDGKNTFVYNQLTDSLLNSLDSITGGFESGDDLIRVPGTVRRDLPLNSGLANPAIPQIRLDNTSISSTFESLEANAIGAFTVSVAIDQINTYVIFNNGVAGYQSGSDSLFEIVGTPNANPVAPAITIEDFIAA is encoded by the coding sequence ATGGCATTAGCGTTTTCGTTAACACCCCAAGATGATACTTGGAATCAAACGGTAGGAGAGGCTGAACTTGGTGCTCCTATTACTGAAGCTGTGGAAGTAACAGCCCTTGAAGGTAATGATACCGTTACTGGTACTGCTTTCAATGATCTTATTCTTGGTAATCAAGGAAATGATTCCTTAGACGGTGGCGTTGCTGGGGATGACATCATCTATGGTGGTCAAGGGGATGATTTTGTGACTGCGACTACTGGTAATAATCTATTACTAGGTAATCTCGGTAACGATACTATTATCGGCGGTAGCGGTAACGACACTATCTATGGTGGTCAAGATGATGATTCCATTGTTGGCACTGCTGGGAACAATGAAATCTTTGGAAACTTAGGTAATGACATCATCATCGCTGGTTCAGGTAATGACTATATCCATGGTGGTCAGGATAATGATACTATCGTTGCAAGTGCTGGTAGAGATACTTTAATCGGTGGATCAGGTGATGATACTATCGTTTTATCCTCTGCTGACGTAGCTGGTAGCGGTGATATATTTGATGGCGGAGATGGTAATGACAACTTATTAGTAGAAGCTAATAATGACTTAACTGGTGCAACAATTACTGGTATTGAAACCGTTAGCGTTGCATTAGGTGTGACATTGACGGCGACCCTTAACAATTTAACCGCAGTAACTGGTTTAAAAGGTCAAGGAACAATCCAAATCACTGCTCCTCGAGCCGAAATTGAGACCTATATTAATTCTTTAGGAGCTAATGTAGATGCTAGTTTAAGAATTCTTGATCAAGATGGAAGACCTGTTGTCGGTACTCCTGATGATAACCCTTCTGATCCCGATAAAGAAAGACCTCCGGTAGAAACTTTTACCCTCGGAGCTGATACTTTTGCCTTTACAGGTAGAGCCAATGCACCTTTGGACACCGCAGCAGGTATTTTCAATAACGTTACCCTACAAAGTAGTGATGTTGCTATAGGTAATGGTGATAGTGATGTCATAACAGTAGAAGTTGGTAGCAATACAACAGACACCATTATTCCCGTAATCAATCCCCAACTGACTGGTATTGAAACCCTTAACTTTACCACAACCTATGCAGGAGGCATCCGCCCTGTCTTTAGTGGATCTCGTACCACTGGCACAGAAACAGTAGTTTTTTCTGACAGTACCACTGGTTTAATAGTGGAAGGTATGCGTAACACCGTTGATGTTGCCTTGAGAAACCACTTTGCCGTTGGTGGATTCGGTGATACTGAGATCAACTTTACCACCACCACAAGTCCAGAGATTAATATTTCTTTAGAAAATGTTCTTTCTCCTAATACTGCTTTTATCGTTGCTAACCACGGAACTTTTAATATTACTTCCACACGGGTAAATGAGATTGATGCTGATGTCGATAATCAATTGGGTTCGATCGGCGGTCGTGCAGGTACTGTCAATATCAGCGGAGATCAAAATCTCGAGTTGAATGCCACCCGAACGGGTGGAAACTTTGCCCCTTCTTTACCAACAACAGTTTCTCGCATTAATGCGGCAGGGATCGAAGGCAATGAAATGGTTACTCCTTTCACCGCAGCCCTCGATATTGATGTCTTAAATCCTAATGGTAATTTGACCTTTATTGGTGGAGACGGTGGCACTACGATCGGAACTATCAATGGGACGAATAATACTGACATCAATTTCACTGGTGGTGCAGGTAATGATCTTATCGGAATTATCACTGGTAACACTAATGTCAATTTCACTGGTGGTGCAGGTGACGATCGTGTAAGATTTGATACTCAACAGCTTAATCGGGGCGATATTATCGATGGTGGAGAAGGAGAAGATGTTGTTTCCACCGGATTCACAGCTTCTATTCCTAGTAGTCTTCGTATGAGTAATGTGGAGACTTTTGAAGTAGGTATTTTTAATCCGGGTGTTACCACAACTATTCCGATGAATGATGTAACAGGACTTAATACTATTGTCTTTACTAATTCTAATGACAACACCAACAGAGCCCAGATTACAGGTATTGGTGTGGTACCTGCGGTCGAGTTTAAAGGAAATGGACGAGCGGGCAATCAACAACCCCATACCGTTTCTATGAATGGTACTGCGGGGGCTGATGTTTTCAATGTCACTTATGGAAATGATGGAGTTGCTCTCGGTGGAAATAACTCTTATCAAGCAGGTTTCATCAGAACTGAATCAGTAGAAACTCTTAATATTACTGTTGAAGATGGTTCAATCCAGTTTGCTACCGACTTAAGCGGGTTTGAAATTTCTGGAAAGGCTTTAAAAACAATCACCTTTACTTCCGAAAACAATGTAACAGGAGAAATTGTACCAAGAAATAACCAATCTCCACTAATTGAACCTCTGCGAATTGGCTCTGATGATAATGAGCTTACTGCCATTGACGCTAGTGCTGTTAAGGGAATGTTTAAAGCACAGAGTGGAAATTTAGCTAAAGGTGCAGTTGTTACATTAGGAGAAGGTAATAGCTTCTTTGATGCTCGTAATAATGGACCTGCAGGAAATGACTCCAGAGGCATTACTATCAGAGGACAAGGTGGTAATGATGAACTTTTAGGAAGTCGTGGCGATGATATCTTAATTGGTGGTGGCGGTGCTGATAAGCTAAATGGTGGAGACGGTAAAAACACTTTTGTTTATAATCAATTAACTGATTCTTTATTGAATAGTCTTGATTCTATTACCGGCGGTTTCGAGTCTGGTGACGATCTAATTCGTGTACCGGGTACTGTACGTAGAGATTTACCGTTAAATAGTGGTTTAGCAAATCCCGCCATTCCACAAATTCGACTAGACAACACAAGTATTAGTAGTACATTTGAATCACTCGAAGCTAATGCCATTGGTGCTTTCACCGTTTCTGTTGCTATCGACCAGATTAATACTTATGTTATCTTCAATAATGGTGTTGCTGGTTATCAATCAGGCTCTGACTCTTTATTTGAAATTGTCGGTACTCCTAATGCTAACCCTGTTGCTCCTGCTATTACTATCGAGGATTTTATTGCTGCATAA
- a CDS encoding sulfotransferase family protein, which translates to MAKIQQPILIITGMHRSGTSLVSSLLQSAGLNIGKNLVAGNEGNIKGHFENKDFVDFHEKVLYSLGINQIGWTLEKDLSPPPAYQDEAKNLIELSLSQNKPWGWKDPRTSLFLNFWYNLIPDSPFLFIYRSPWEVLDSLFRRGDDIFHRHPEFALQIWMSYNQQILEFYRQYQDNCLLLNLNQITANPDFLIEAIAKKLKVELSKCDRNLYEARLLKQLSHNSQRPYEVKQFFPSAFALYEELNAISGYQDDILSSLSQESCQGWLLQDWVDVKRIEKELAHEKKDSTEHLDRVYQEIGDLRHQVGALEWDLQQSQQESTHKSQELENIRSHFLEFEREFQETESNLQQELVETRQHLIKSEEDFNQVRSYLQQELEETRQHLIKSEEDFSQVRSHLQQELEETKRRLQPYEEELPLLRGYFEKSQRELKETQDELHNIRSYSQELEEKITAMESSKFWRIRSKWFKVKRGLNLS; encoded by the coding sequence ATGGCTAAAATTCAACAACCAATTTTAATTATTACTGGGATGCACCGCTCTGGAACATCTTTGGTTTCTTCTCTACTGCAAAGTGCTGGTTTAAATATTGGCAAAAATTTAGTAGCTGGTAATGAAGGTAATATCAAAGGACATTTTGAAAATAAAGATTTTGTAGATTTTCATGAAAAAGTATTATATTCTTTAGGTATTAATCAAATTGGTTGGACTTTAGAAAAAGATTTATCTCCTCCTCCTGCCTATCAAGATGAAGCAAAAAATCTGATAGAGTTGAGTTTATCGCAAAATAAACCCTGGGGTTGGAAAGATCCTCGTACGTCTCTTTTTCTTAACTTTTGGTATAATTTGATCCCTGATAGTCCATTTCTCTTTATTTATAGATCACCTTGGGAAGTATTAGATTCTCTTTTTCGACGAGGAGATGATATTTTTCATCGTCATCCTGAATTCGCTTTGCAAATTTGGATGTCTTATAATCAACAGATTTTAGAGTTTTATCGCCAGTATCAAGACAATTGTTTATTGTTAAATCTTAATCAAATAACTGCAAATCCAGATTTCTTAATCGAGGCAATTGCTAAGAAATTGAAGGTTGAGTTATCAAAATGCGATCGAAATCTCTATGAAGCTAGGTTATTAAAGCAATTATCCCATAATTCTCAACGTCCCTATGAGGTTAAACAGTTTTTCCCTTCTGCTTTTGCTTTATACGAGGAGTTAAATGCTATTAGCGGTTATCAGGATGACATTTTATCTTCTTTAAGTCAGGAATCTTGTCAGGGTTGGTTATTGCAGGATTGGGTGGATGTAAAACGTATTGAAAAGGAATTAGCCCATGAAAAAAAGGATAGCACAGAACATCTCGATCGAGTCTATCAAGAAATAGGTGATTTACGCCATCAAGTTGGGGCTTTAGAATGGGATTTACAACAATCTCAACAGGAATCCACTCACAAATCACAAGAGTTAGAAAATATCCGATCGCACTTTCTGGAATTTGAGAGGGAATTTCAGGAAACTGAATCTAATTTACAACAAGAATTAGTCGAAACTCGTCAACATCTAATTAAATCAGAAGAAGATTTTAACCAAGTTCGATCGTACTTACAACAAGAATTAGAAGAAACTCGTCAACATCTAATTAAATCAGAAGAAGATTTTAGTCAAGTTCGATCGCACTTACAACAAGAATTAGAGGAAACAAAACGCCGTCTTCAACCCTATGAAGAAGAATTACCCCTATTAAGAGGGTATTTTGAAAAATCTCAACGGGAATTAAAAGAAACCCAAGACGAATTACACAACATTCGATCGTACTCTCAAGAATTAGAAGAAAAAATTACCGCCATGGAAAGCAGTAAATTCTGGCGTATTAGAAGTAAATGGTTTAAAGTAAAACGGGGTTTGAATCTAAGCTAA
- a CDS encoding cytochrome P450, with the protein MTTNSDLKSLPLPPGDSGLPFIGETLNFLFDRNFNTKKIAKYGKIFKTNIFGNPSVTMIGGEANEFLFRHENQYVVSTWPKSTRILLGKTSLAVKSGDFHTSRRKILAQAFQPRVLASYLPTIEAITENYLEKWSKLGEFAWYPELRHYTFDIAAKLFVGLDNGSETRLCALFEEWCNGLFSIPVNLPFTKFGKALKCREEMLREIEVIVQQRQGQDNIKSDALSLLLTAEDENGHRLTLEELKDQVLLLLFAGHETLTSAIASFCLLTAQHPQVLAKIRQEQETLNYKPPFSLEQLKEMTYLEQVLKEVLRLIPPVGGGFRQAIEDFSYEGYYIPKGWTVQYQIAQTHQDETLYHDKDKFEPDRFSPENSVEKQKKFGFVPFGGGLRECIGKEFARLEMRVFASLLTQKAEWELSPNQDLTMQLIPTPHPKDGLKVRLTMRN; encoded by the coding sequence ATGACCACTAACTCTGATTTAAAATCCTTACCTTTACCCCCCGGAGATTCTGGATTACCCTTCATTGGTGAAACCCTTAATTTTTTGTTCGATCGAAATTTTAATACCAAAAAAATCGCTAAATACGGTAAAATTTTTAAAACCAATATTTTCGGCAATCCTTCCGTTACCATGATAGGAGGAGAAGCCAACGAGTTTTTATTTCGCCACGAAAATCAATACGTCGTCTCAACTTGGCCTAAAAGTACTAGAATTTTATTAGGAAAAACATCCCTAGCTGTCAAAAGTGGTGATTTTCATACCTCAAGACGCAAAATATTAGCTCAAGCCTTTCAACCACGAGTATTAGCCAGTTATTTACCCACTATCGAAGCTATTACCGAAAATTATCTCGAAAAATGGTCAAAATTAGGAGAATTTGCTTGGTATCCCGAATTAAGACATTATACCTTTGACATTGCCGCCAAACTATTTGTAGGATTAGACAACGGCTCAGAAACTCGATTATGCGCTTTATTTGAGGAATGGTGTAACGGTTTGTTTAGTATTCCTGTCAACTTGCCTTTTACCAAATTCGGCAAAGCGCTGAAATGCCGTGAAGAAATGTTACGAGAAATCGAAGTTATCGTTCAACAAAGACAAGGGCAAGATAATATAAAATCTGATGCTTTAAGTTTATTATTGACAGCAGAAGACGAAAATGGCCATCGATTAACCTTAGAAGAATTAAAAGATCAAGTATTATTATTGTTATTTGCAGGTCATGAAACCTTAACATCTGCGATCGCATCTTTTTGTTTATTAACCGCTCAACATCCCCAAGTTTTAGCTAAAATTAGACAAGAGCAAGAAACCTTAAACTATAAACCTCCCTTTAGTTTAGAACAATTAAAGGAAATGACCTATTTAGAGCAAGTTTTAAAAGAAGTGTTGCGGTTAATTCCTCCCGTTGGCGGTGGTTTTCGTCAAGCCATTGAAGATTTCTCCTATGAAGGTTACTACATTCCTAAAGGTTGGACAGTACAATATCAAATTGCCCAAACCCACCAAGACGAGACTCTCTACCATGATAAAGATAAATTTGAGCCCGATCGATTTTCCCCTGAAAATAGCGTAGAGAAACAAAAAAAATTCGGTTTTGTGCCTTTTGGTGGTGGTTTAAGGGAATGTATCGGCAAGGAATTTGCTCGATTGGAAATGCGAGTGTTTGCTTCTTTATTAACTCAAAAAGCTGAATGGGAATTGTCACCAAATCAAGATTTAACCATGCAACTTATTCCCACCCCTCACCCCAAAGACGGGTTAAAAGTCAGATTAACCATGAGAAATTAG
- a CDS encoding thioredoxin domain-containing protein, whose translation MTNSLVNSQSLYLRKHAHNPINWFSWDNEALNLAKSQDKPIFLSIGYSSCHWCTVMEGEAFSDQSIADYLNEHFVTIKVDREERPDIDSIYMTALQMMTGQGGWPLNIFLTPDDLVPFYGGTYFPLEPRYGKPGFLQILQAIHNFYHQQKDKLLPLKEEIVKSLQDNSQVFSTSDDLLTLELLTKGIENNSRVLDRNDYGSPRFPMMPYSNLILQGSVSDENCQKLVIRRGKDLVNGGIYDHVGGGFHRYTVDATWTVPHFEKMLYDNGLIMEFLANLWSNGIENPDFKIACDGTLNWLKREMTAEEGYFYASQDADNFASINDFEPEEGDFYVWHYQELNEILSNEELSLLEDTFTISQNGNFEGKNVLQKLEDMPINEDIKNILEKLFIIRYGESSITLNKFTPAKDNQEAKNLPWSGRIPPVTDTKMILAWNSLMISGLARAYGVFQDKNYLELAEKATNFILNHQWENDRLYRLNYDGKVSIFAQAEDYSFFIKALLDLAQNSEDNANYYLTKAIKVQEEFDHFCLDRTQGGYYNNSDDNAEDLLIKEKSYIDNATPCANGISIANLIRLGLFTDNNEYFEKAEKTLQLFSEIMTKSPTSCPSIFMALNWYFHGKSVKTTAEIKQKLNQKYYPTAVYRVTEDLPKDKIAIVCQKSSCLEPAMNFEEIIAQLGRG comes from the coding sequence ATGACAAATAGTCTTGTTAATAGTCAAAGTTTATATTTAAGAAAACACGCTCATAACCCGATTAATTGGTTTTCTTGGGATAATGAAGCTCTAAATCTCGCTAAATCTCAAGATAAGCCTATTTTTCTCTCTATTGGTTACTCTAGCTGTCATTGGTGTACGGTGATGGAAGGGGAGGCTTTTTCTGATCAATCGATCGCAGATTACCTTAACGAACATTTTGTCACTATTAAGGTCGATCGAGAGGAGCGTCCAGATATTGATAGTATATATATGACAGCTTTGCAAATGATGACTGGGCAAGGCGGATGGCCTTTAAATATCTTCCTCACTCCTGATGATTTAGTACCTTTTTACGGTGGTACATACTTCCCCCTTGAACCTCGTTACGGCAAACCCGGTTTTTTGCAAATTCTCCAAGCTATTCATAATTTTTATCATCAACAAAAGGATAAATTACTACCACTAAAAGAGGAAATCGTCAAGAGCTTACAAGATAATTCTCAGGTATTTTCCACTTCTGATGATTTATTGACGCTGGAATTGTTGACTAAAGGTATAGAGAATAATAGCAGAGTTCTCGATCGAAATGATTATGGTTCGCCTCGCTTTCCCATGATGCCCTATAGTAATCTTATTTTACAAGGTTCGGTAAGTGATGAAAACTGTCAAAAATTAGTGATTCGTCGGGGTAAAGATTTAGTTAATGGTGGCATATATGATCATGTTGGGGGTGGTTTTCATCGCTATACTGTAGATGCAACTTGGACAGTACCCCACTTTGAAAAAATGCTCTATGATAATGGTTTAATCATGGAATTTTTGGCGAATTTGTGGAGTAATGGCATCGAAAATCCTGATTTTAAAATTGCTTGTGATGGTACATTAAATTGGTTAAAAAGAGAAATGACGGCGGAAGAAGGTTATTTTTATGCCTCCCAAGATGCTGATAATTTTGCCAGTATTAATGATTTTGAACCTGAAGAAGGGGATTTTTATGTGTGGCATTATCAAGAATTAAATGAGATTTTATCAAATGAAGAATTAAGTCTATTAGAAGATACTTTTACTATTTCACAAAATGGCAATTTTGAGGGAAAAAATGTTTTACAAAAATTAGAAGATATGCCCATAAATGAAGATATTAAAAATATCTTAGAAAAGTTATTCATTATCCGTTATGGTGAAAGTTCAATTACTTTAAATAAATTTACCCCTGCTAAAGATAATCAGGAAGCAAAAAATTTGCCTTGGAGTGGGCGCATTCCTCCCGTTACCGATACTAAAATGATTTTAGCATGGAATAGTTTAATGATTTCGGGATTAGCTAGGGCTTATGGTGTTTTTCAAGATAAAAATTATTTAGAATTAGCCGAAAAGGCAACTAATTTTATTCTTAATCATCAATGGGAAAACGATCGACTTTATCGATTAAATTATGATGGAAAAGTTAGTATTTTTGCTCAAGCTGAAGACTATAGTTTTTTCATTAAGGCTTTGTTAGATTTAGCTCAAAATTCTGAGGATAATGCTAACTATTATTTAACTAAAGCTATCAAAGTACAAGAAGAATTTGATCATTTTTGTCTCGATCGAACTCAAGGGGGTTACTATAATAATAGTGATGATAATGCCGAAGATTTATTAATCAAAGAAAAGAGTTATATTGACAATGCTACTCCTTGTGCTAACGGAATTTCGATCGCAAATTTAATCAGATTAGGCTTATTTACCGATAATAATGAATACTTTGAAAAAGCCGAAAAAACTTTACAATTATTCAGTGAAATTATGACAAAATCTCCCACCAGTTGCCCTAGTATTTTTATGGCTTTAAACTGGTATTTTCATGGTAAAAGTGTAAAAACCACCGCCGAAATTAAGCAAAAACTTAATCAAAAATACTACCCAACTGCGGTGTATCGAGTCACCGAGGATTTACCTAAAGATAAAATTGCGATCGTGTGTCAAAAGTCATCTTGTCTTGAACCTGCCATGAATTTTGAAGAAATCATAGCACAATTAGGTAGGGGTTGA
- a CDS encoding sulfatase-like hydrolase/transferase yields the protein MYKQDQNSVLFITLDSCRYDTFIQANIPNLKNIGQIYKTKAPSYFTYASHHAMFVGFTPSIAEDFTPLINAKYGKIFRMGGSAGFSKENDYLILEGKNIIEGFKRLNYLTIGSGAVGWFNPETETAQSLIQDFDLFYYPGDTYSLKKQLHWIESQLSLIQDKKVFLFLNIGETHTPYYHEGASWSSEYNPCIPFGENNDTEECRKRQTACLEYVDLYLKPLLEAFKDSNIIICADHGDCWGEDGLWEHGFHHEKVLEVPLIFQLSQDFS from the coding sequence ATGTATAAACAGGATCAAAACTCAGTTTTATTTATTACCCTCGACTCTTGTCGATACGATACTTTTATCCAAGCTAATATCCCTAACTTAAAAAACATTGGTCAAATATATAAAACAAAAGCTCCGAGTTATTTTACTTATGCTTCTCATCATGCGATGTTTGTGGGCTTTACCCCTAGCATCGCCGAAGATTTCACACCGTTGATTAATGCTAAATATGGCAAAATTTTCCGTATGGGAGGAAGTGCAGGATTTAGCAAGGAAAATGATTACTTAATCTTAGAAGGGAAAAATATTATTGAAGGTTTTAAAAGACTCAACTATCTCACTATCGGTAGTGGTGCAGTGGGTTGGTTTAATCCTGAAACGGAAACAGCACAATCTCTGATTCAAGACTTTGACTTATTCTATTATCCGGGGGATACTTATTCTCTCAAGAAGCAACTACACTGGATTGAGTCTCAATTGTCATTAATTCAAGATAAAAAAGTGTTTCTCTTTTTGAATATTGGTGAAACTCATACACCATATTATCATGAGGGAGCATCTTGGAGTTCTGAATATAATCCTTGCATTCCTTTTGGAGAGAATAATGATACTGAGGAATGTAGAAAAAGACAAACCGCTTGTTTGGAGTATGTGGATTTGTACTTAAAACCTTTACTGGAGGCTTTTAAGGATAGTAACATAATCATTTGTGCTGATCACGGTGACTGTTGGGGAGAAGATGGATTATGGGAGCATGGTTTTCATCATGAAAAGGTTTTAGAAGTGCCTTTAATTTTTCAACTAAGTCAGGATTTTTCGTAA